Proteins encoded by one window of Methylovirgula ligni:
- the pqqC gene encoding pyrroloquinoline-quinone synthase PqqC yields MNEIVKTSAFIGAQPYSPDEFEAAIRAVGAERYHDKHPFHKMLHGGQLNKEQVRAWALNRYCYQEAVPRKDAAFMSRVHDRELRREWIHRIHDHDGLGEEGGGIERWLVLTDALGFSREYVTSRRGALPATKFAVEAYVRFVVEQPLVIAVASSLTELFAPAIHRERIAGMLANYDFVDDRVMAYFKRRLAQAPRDSEFALNYIKTNALTRAEQEGCIAAVRFKCDVLWAQLDALHYAYVTPGLVPPGAYRPGQATE; encoded by the coding sequence ATGAACGAGATCGTCAAGACGAGCGCCTTTATCGGCGCGCAACCCTATTCGCCGGACGAATTCGAAGCCGCGATCCGCGCCGTCGGCGCCGAGCGCTATCACGACAAACACCCTTTCCATAAAATGCTGCACGGCGGCCAACTGAACAAGGAACAGGTCCGCGCCTGGGCGCTCAACCGCTATTGCTATCAGGAGGCGGTTCCGCGCAAGGACGCCGCCTTCATGAGCCGTGTGCATGACCGCGAATTGCGCCGGGAATGGATTCATCGCATCCACGATCACGACGGCCTCGGCGAAGAGGGTGGTGGTATCGAACGCTGGCTGGTGCTGACCGACGCGCTCGGCTTCTCGCGTGAATATGTCACCTCGCGACGCGGCGCGCTGCCGGCGACGAAATTCGCGGTCGAAGCCTATGTGCGCTTCGTCGTCGAACAGCCGCTGGTCATCGCCGTCGCCTCTTCGTTGACGGAATTGTTCGCGCCGGCGATCCACCGCGAGCGCATCGCCGGAATGCTGGCCAATTACGATTTCGTCGACGACCGTGTCATGGCCTATTTCAAACGGCGGCTGGCGCAGGCGCCGCGCGATTCCGAATTCGCGCTGAATTACATCAAGACCAATGCGCTCACCCGTGCCGAGCAGGAAGGCTGCATCGCCGCGGTGCGTTTCAAATGCGACGTGCTATGGGCGCAGCTCGATGCGCTGCATTATGCCTATGTGACGCCGGGCCTCGTTCCGCCCGGCGCGTATCGGCCTGGACAGGCAACGGAGTGA
- a CDS encoding globin-coupled sensor protein, translated as MSTDALADQLRFMKLGPEAQANIQAAKTIIMRELPAALDIVYAQIRAFPETAKFFAAESQIAGVKSKQLAHWDAISSGRFDSNYVRGATAVGEVHAAIGLAPRWYIGGYALVMEALIGKILEERLAKRGFNLKPLPVQQIAGELSALVKATMLDMDLAISAYLTAAEAARTRSEAAVLAQERTNVSGSVGNAMSSLSDGDLTYRLADDIPAEYQQLRADFNGSMEKLQQTMLGISATTQAIRAGTEQIAVAADDLSRRSERQAASLEETAAALDQITAAVKLTAEGATHARDAVSAAKAEAEKAGAVVHEAMGAMGGIEKSSRQIGQIISVIDEIAFQTNLLALNAGVEAARAGDAGRGFAVVAMEVRGLAQRSAEAAKEIKGLISASSAQVDQGVHLVEATGTALQRIVEQVVEINQIVGNIATSAGEQATGLHQVNIAVGEMDQVTQQNAAMVEESTAAAHSLSEETERLAEMIDSFQTGQENIRAAPSPAAKAHSSPAARPLLKAVGGGKPAPARKTGTKSAGKWEEF; from the coding sequence ATGTCAACGGACGCATTGGCCGATCAACTCAGATTCATGAAGCTTGGGCCCGAGGCACAAGCGAATATCCAGGCTGCCAAGACCATCATCATGCGGGAATTGCCCGCCGCGCTCGACATCGTCTATGCGCAAATCCGCGCGTTTCCGGAAACGGCCAAATTCTTCGCGGCCGAGAGCCAAATCGCCGGCGTCAAAAGCAAGCAGCTCGCGCATTGGGACGCGATTTCGAGCGGCCGTTTCGACAGTAACTATGTGAGAGGCGCCACCGCCGTGGGCGAGGTCCATGCGGCGATCGGCCTGGCGCCGCGCTGGTATATCGGCGGCTATGCCCTGGTCATGGAAGCGCTCATCGGCAAGATCCTCGAGGAGCGTCTGGCAAAGCGCGGCTTCAATCTGAAGCCGTTGCCGGTTCAGCAGATCGCCGGCGAATTGAGCGCGCTGGTGAAGGCAACGATGCTCGATATGGACCTCGCGATTTCTGCCTATCTCACCGCGGCCGAAGCCGCCCGCACGCGGTCGGAAGCCGCGGTGCTCGCGCAGGAACGCACGAACGTCTCCGGCTCGGTCGGCAACGCCATGTCGTCGCTTTCCGACGGTGATCTCACCTACCGGCTGGCCGATGACATTCCGGCGGAATATCAGCAACTGCGCGCCGATTTCAACGGATCGATGGAGAAGTTGCAGCAAACCATGTTGGGGATCAGCGCGACGACGCAAGCCATCCGCGCCGGGACCGAGCAGATTGCGGTCGCCGCAGACGACCTCTCACGTCGCAGTGAAAGACAGGCTGCGAGCCTCGAGGAAACCGCGGCCGCTCTCGACCAGATTACGGCGGCCGTCAAACTGACGGCCGAGGGCGCAACCCACGCGCGCGACGCGGTCTCGGCGGCAAAGGCGGAAGCGGAAAAAGCCGGCGCTGTCGTGCATGAAGCGATGGGTGCCATGGGTGGCATCGAGAAGTCGTCGCGCCAGATCGGCCAGATCATCAGCGTCATCGACGAAATCGCTTTCCAGACCAATCTTCTGGCTTTGAACGCCGGCGTCGAGGCGGCCCGTGCCGGCGATGCGGGACGCGGCTTCGCCGTCGTGGCCATGGAGGTCCGCGGCCTGGCCCAGCGCTCGGCGGAAGCCGCGAAAGAAATCAAGGGACTCATCTCGGCCTCGTCGGCGCAAGTCGACCAGGGTGTGCATCTGGTCGAGGCGACCGGCACGGCGCTTCAGCGCATCGTCGAGCAGGTGGTCGAAATCAACCAGATCGTCGGCAACATTGCGACAAGCGCCGGGGAACAAGCGACCGGGCTTCATCAGGTCAATATCGCCGTCGGCGAAATGGACCAGGTCACCCAGCAAAATGCGGCTATGGTCGAGGAATCGACCGCGGCAGCGCATTCGCTTTCCGAGGAAACGGAGCGTCTGGCGGAGATGATTGACAGTTTTCAGACCGGCCAGGAAAATATACGCGCCGCGCCGAGCCCGGCTGCAAAAGCGCACTCGTCACCGGCAGCGCGCCCGCTCTTGAAGGCCGTAGGCGGCGGCAAGCCGGCGCCGGCGCGTAAAACGGGCACGAAGTCCGCTGGCAAATGGGAAGAATTCTGA
- a CDS encoding Na+/H+ antiporter, with translation MPHAALIAFALIALTMTGAILARRLHLPASIFLVVFGIAASFVPGLPHIPIEPNVVLQVLLPPLLYIAGVGMSWRGFKREFAEISLLAVGCVCATAAAVAFTVHGLLGWPLALGFVLGAIVAPPDAVAPLALTDGLALPQRIVTILEGEGLVNDATALIIFSFAVTAVETASFSLPQATGLFVIVAIAGVAWGLAVGWGTLRLRRAIGDPQIELTIALLAPYIAFWPLQALGGSGVLAAVTAGLYVSANGAGSIPPATRLQGYFFWRLVVYITEGSIFVITGLQARPILETLQKDSWEKLPLAIGVVILAVVAVRLIWVVVLTRVPRDLIRKSKHKAPPPWQHDFFIGFTGIRGVVSLAAALSIPFMVDGAPFPERDIVLIITFAVILATLVGQGLSLPWLVRKLGLDAEGRRESAAAKDREIRARVLGVEAVLTRLGALDGISAGTMRVLKNRHRDRRDTLISALKRADGQYGDSLQVQLSLIEAERQKIAELYAQDALSDEARRRIERELDLEDARVRHAYSSALPIKYDDPLT, from the coding sequence ATGCCGCATGCTGCCCTGATCGCTTTTGCTCTCATCGCGCTGACGATGACCGGCGCGATTCTCGCGCGGCGGCTGCACCTTCCGGCGTCGATCTTTCTGGTCGTGTTCGGCATTGCGGCGAGTTTCGTGCCCGGCCTGCCGCATATCCCGATCGAGCCGAACGTCGTTCTGCAAGTGCTGCTGCCGCCGCTGCTCTATATTGCTGGGGTCGGCATGAGCTGGCGCGGCTTCAAGCGCGAATTCGCCGAGATTTCTCTGCTCGCGGTGGGCTGCGTTTGTGCCACCGCCGCGGCGGTCGCCTTCACCGTGCATGGGCTGCTTGGCTGGCCTCTGGCGCTGGGCTTTGTCCTCGGCGCTATTGTCGCGCCGCCGGATGCTGTCGCGCCCCTCGCGCTTACGGACGGGCTGGCGCTGCCGCAGCGCATCGTTACCATTCTGGAAGGCGAGGGCCTCGTCAACGACGCGACCGCGCTGATTATCTTCAGCTTCGCGGTCACCGCGGTCGAAACCGCGAGCTTCTCGCTGCCGCAAGCGACCGGCCTGTTTGTCATCGTTGCAATCGCCGGCGTCGCCTGGGGGCTCGCCGTGGGCTGGGGAACCCTACGCCTGCGTCGCGCGATTGGCGATCCGCAAATCGAGCTGACGATCGCGCTGCTCGCGCCCTACATCGCCTTTTGGCCTTTGCAGGCGCTGGGCGGCTCCGGGGTTTTGGCGGCCGTGACGGCAGGGCTTTATGTCAGCGCCAATGGCGCCGGGTCGATCCCGCCGGCGACACGCCTTCAGGGCTATTTTTTCTGGCGCCTCGTCGTCTACATCACAGAGGGTTCGATCTTCGTCATCACCGGCCTGCAGGCGCGGCCGATCCTCGAGACCTTGCAGAAGGACTCGTGGGAGAAGCTGCCGTTGGCGATCGGGGTTGTCATCCTCGCGGTGGTGGCGGTGCGCCTGATCTGGGTTGTCGTCCTGACGCGAGTCCCGCGCGATCTCATCCGCAAAAGCAAGCACAAGGCGCCGCCGCCCTGGCAGCATGACTTCTTCATCGGCTTTACCGGCATCCGCGGCGTCGTCTCACTCGCCGCCGCATTGTCGATCCCCTTCATGGTCGACGGCGCGCCGTTTCCCGAACGCGACATCGTTTTGATCATCACCTTTGCGGTGATTCTCGCGACTCTGGTGGGGCAGGGCCTCAGCCTGCCTTGGCTGGTGCGCAAGCTGGGTCTCGATGCGGAGGGCCGGCGCGAGTCGGCGGCGGCGAAGGATCGCGAGATCCGCGCCCGCGTCCTCGGCGTCGAGGCGGTGCTTACACGGCTCGGCGCGCTGGACGGCATATCGGCCGGGACGATGCGCGTTCTGAAGAACCGTCATCGCGACCGGCGCGACACGCTGATCAGCGCACTCAAGCGTGCGGACGGGCAATATGGCGATTCGCTTCAGGTGCAGCTCAGCCTCATCGAAGCGGAGCGGCAGAAAATCGCTGAACTTTATGCCCAGGACGCCTTGAGCGACGAAGCGCGTCGCCGGATCGAGCGGGAACTCGATCTCGAGGACGCGCGCGTGCGGCACGCCTATTCGAGCGCGCTGCCGATCAAATACGACGATCCACTGACTTGA
- a CDS encoding O-succinylhomoserine sulfhydrylase encodes MTKKTADEALKDPKNWREATRLVHGGTLRSQFGETSEALFLTQGFVYDTAEAAEARFNGQDPGFVYSRYSNPTIAMFEERMCLLEGAEAARATASGMAAVTAALMGQLKAGDHLVSARALFGSCLYVIEELLPRFGIAATLVDGADLAQWEAAVRPETKVFFLETPTNPSLEIYDLKAIADIAHRHGARLVVDNVFASPVLQKPLQFGADCVVYSTTKHIDGQGRCLGGIILSSREFIDTYIHTYLRQTGPALSPFNAWVMLKSLETLPLRVNHQAASAARIADFLATHPNVKRLVYPGRADHPQAALARRQMKSGGTLVTFEVPGGKAGAFAVANALSIIKISNNLGDAKSIITHPATTTHQRLTPEGRAKMGISDGMLRLSVGLEDVEDLIADLSHALSALAQPGLAAE; translated from the coding sequence ATGACGAAGAAAACCGCTGACGAGGCGCTCAAGGACCCGAAAAACTGGCGCGAGGCCACCCGCCTCGTCCACGGCGGCACCCTGCGCTCGCAATTCGGCGAAACGTCGGAAGCCCTCTTCCTCACCCAGGGCTTCGTCTACGATACGGCCGAGGCGGCCGAGGCGCGCTTCAACGGGCAAGACCCCGGCTTCGTCTATTCGCGCTATTCCAACCCGACCATCGCCATGTTCGAGGAGCGGATGTGCCTGCTCGAAGGTGCCGAGGCCGCCCGCGCGACGGCAAGCGGCATGGCGGCGGTCACCGCCGCGCTGATGGGCCAGTTGAAGGCCGGCGACCATCTCGTTTCGGCGCGCGCGCTGTTCGGCTCCTGCCTCTATGTGATCGAGGAACTGCTGCCCCGGTTCGGCATCGCGGCGACGCTTGTCGATGGCGCCGATCTTGCCCAATGGGAAGCAGCGGTGCGGCCGGAGACCAAGGTCTTCTTCCTCGAAACCCCCACCAATCCGAGCCTCGAAATCTACGACCTGAAAGCCATCGCGGACATCGCCCACCGGCATGGCGCGCGGCTCGTCGTCGATAATGTCTTCGCCTCGCCGGTCTTGCAGAAGCCTCTGCAATTCGGCGCCGATTGCGTCGTCTATTCGACGACCAAACATATCGACGGCCAGGGACGCTGTCTCGGCGGCATCATCCTGTCGAGCCGCGAATTCATCGATACTTACATCCATACCTATCTGCGCCAGACCGGCCCCGCCCTTTCGCCCTTCAATGCCTGGGTGATGCTCAAATCGCTGGAGACCCTGCCGCTGCGCGTCAACCATCAGGCCGCGAGCGCGGCGCGGATCGCCGACTTTCTGGCCACGCATCCGAATGTGAAGCGGCTGGTCTACCCGGGCCGCGCGGACCACCCGCAGGCAGCGCTCGCACGGCGGCAGATGAAGAGTGGCGGCACTTTGGTGACCTTCGAGGTGCCCGGCGGCAAGGCGGGCGCCTTCGCGGTCGCCAACGCGCTCTCGATCATCAAGATTTCCAACAATCTCGGCGATGCCAAAAGCATCATCACCCATCCGGCAACGACCACGCACCAGCGGCTGACGCCGGAGGGGCGCGCCAAAATGGGTATCAGCGACGGGATGCTGCGGCTCTCGGTCGGCCTTGAGGATGTCGAAGACCTGATCGCCGACCTCTCACATGCGCTCTCGGCGCTGGCGCAGCCGGGCCTTGCGGCAGAGTAG
- a CDS encoding Crp/Fnr family transcriptional regulator: MKRKAMLRTAALPFHPIPCLSRRRSFHCQRGAMFLKHLYEGGRPCSACPAGYPPFCRSLVNPKNEHNDPRRLEVAQDFDVIEPHRNIYLRNARTDDIYVMCDGWAFTFLQTADGRRQIVSFLVGGDFFACELLIEQNSGLSLRTLTKSLFCRMPRAQVREQVLKSDETLNIVGKICIANERAKNDLLLDLGRRNADERVAHLILTLTERLDRLGTTRDGNYPFPLRQQDIADATGLTPVHVGRMISKFREFGWIELSAGHLRILNRGELVRLGRIELKRALRQLNPVWRAGSRRPFR, encoded by the coding sequence TTGAAAAGGAAGGCGATGCTGCGAACGGCGGCGTTGCCTTTTCACCCGATCCCGTGCTTATCCCGGCGGCGAAGTTTCCACTGTCAGAGGGGAGCAATGTTTCTTAAACACCTTTACGAAGGAGGCCGGCCTTGCTCCGCTTGCCCCGCAGGTTATCCGCCGTTCTGCCGCTCGCTGGTCAATCCGAAAAACGAACATAATGATCCGCGGCGACTCGAGGTTGCGCAAGATTTCGATGTCATTGAACCGCACCGGAACATCTATCTCCGCAACGCCAGGACCGACGACATCTATGTTATGTGCGACGGCTGGGCGTTTACATTTTTGCAAACCGCCGATGGGCGGCGCCAGATTGTCTCGTTCCTGGTTGGCGGCGATTTTTTCGCTTGCGAGTTATTGATCGAACAAAATTCGGGCTTGTCGCTGCGTACCCTGACGAAGTCTCTCTTCTGCCGGATGCCGCGCGCACAGGTGCGGGAGCAGGTTCTCAAATCGGACGAGACGTTGAATATCGTCGGCAAGATCTGCATCGCCAATGAAAGGGCGAAAAATGATCTGCTGCTCGATCTCGGGCGTCGCAACGCGGACGAACGTGTCGCGCACTTGATTCTGACCCTGACCGAGCGTCTCGACCGGCTTGGTACGACTCGCGACGGCAATTACCCGTTTCCGTTGCGCCAGCAAGATATCGCCGACGCCACCGGACTGACGCCGGTCCATGTCGGCCGGATGATTTCCAAATTCCGCGAATTCGGATGGATCGAATTATCCGCCGGCCATTTGCGTATCCTCAATCGGGGCGAACTGGTTCGTCTCGGCCGCATCGAATTAAAGCGCGCGTTGCGGCAGCTTAATCCTGTATGGCGAGCCGGTAGCCGACGCCCGTTTCGGTGA
- a CDS encoding cytochrome-c peroxidase codes for MTNIHRSLLAVLLLPLSMAAYGDEQTPDPSDAALRQQYARPATTPYPDDDTYSSAKEALGRTLFFDPLLSGSGQHSCATCHDPKLSFGDHLPLALGDTGHAMAFRTPTLLDTAFIDLYGWTGKFPTLEKVVFAPITAAGNLNLTESTLIARLSAAPVYARAFAAAFPDHAVNRKNISAALATYVRSIHSPEAPFDRWIMGDEDAVSPAAKRGFAIFNGKGNCAQCHSGWSFTDGSFHDVGVGKGKDIGRGAFFPTSVKLRYAFKTPTLRNVAERAPYMHDGSIATLEGVIDLYDRGGIDRPSRSELIHPLGLSAGEKADLLAFLKTLSGETEVAVQPAAPR; via the coding sequence ATGACGAACATCCACCGCAGTCTGCTGGCCGTGCTGCTTCTGCCGCTTTCCATGGCCGCCTATGGCGACGAGCAGACGCCGGACCCCAGCGACGCTGCACTGCGCCAGCAATATGCACGGCCGGCCACAACGCCCTATCCGGACGACGATACCTATTCGTCGGCGAAAGAGGCTCTCGGCCGCACGCTTTTCTTCGACCCGCTGCTTTCGGGATCGGGGCAGCATAGCTGCGCGACCTGCCACGACCCGAAATTGTCGTTCGGCGATCATCTCCCGCTGGCGCTCGGCGATACGGGCCATGCCATGGCGTTTCGGACGCCAACGCTTCTGGACACCGCTTTTATCGACCTCTACGGCTGGACCGGCAAGTTCCCGACGCTCGAGAAGGTCGTCTTCGCGCCCATCACGGCGGCGGGAAATCTCAACCTGACCGAGTCGACGCTGATCGCACGCTTGTCTGCTGCGCCAGTCTATGCCCGGGCCTTCGCCGCGGCCTTTCCGGACCATGCGGTCAACCGCAAAAATATTTCCGCGGCGCTGGCAACTTATGTGCGCTCGATTCACTCGCCGGAAGCGCCGTTCGACCGCTGGATCATGGGCGACGAAGATGCCGTCAGCCCGGCGGCGAAACGCGGCTTCGCCATTTTCAACGGCAAGGGCAATTGCGCGCAATGCCATAGCGGATGGTCATTCACCGATGGATCTTTCCACGATGTCGGTGTTGGTAAGGGCAAGGATATCGGCCGCGGCGCCTTTTTCCCGACGTCCGTCAAGCTGCGTTACGCGTTCAAGACGCCGACCCTGCGCAATGTCGCGGAGCGTGCGCCCTACATGCACGACGGGTCCATAGCGACCCTGGAAGGCGTGATCGATCTTTATGATCGCGGCGGCATCGATCGCCCCAGCCGCTCGGAGCTTATCCATCCCCTCGGGCTGAGCGCCGGGGAAAAGGCTGATCTGCTCGCCTTCCTCAAAACACTGAGCGGCGAGACGGAAGTCGCCGTGCAGCCTGCCGCGCCGCGCTGA
- a CDS encoding response regulator, with the protein MSTLSAPVRVLLVDDEPAILRFVRASLATQGYVVSEARDGLSAIEAIRAKAADVVVLDLGLPDMDGLDIIRKLRAEGATLPIIVLSGREAEGLKVEALDLGADDYVTKPFGIDELLARIRAAQRHRLQQQGEKAIFRSGDLTADLVRRIVTVRGQEVKFSPREYDVLRLLIAHAGKVLTHRFILREVWGGDTDVQYLRMYIRALRLKIEADPERPRHILTETGVGYRLAIQD; encoded by the coding sequence ATGAGCACGCTCTCAGCGCCGGTGCGTGTGCTGCTGGTCGACGACGAACCCGCCATTTTGCGCTTCGTGCGGGCGAGTCTGGCGACGCAAGGCTATGTCGTCTCCGAAGCCAGGGATGGCCTTAGCGCAATCGAGGCGATCCGGGCCAAGGCGGCCGATGTGGTCGTGCTCGACCTCGGACTGCCGGATATGGATGGGCTCGACATCATCCGCAAATTACGGGCGGAAGGCGCAACCCTGCCGATCATCGTTCTTTCAGGCCGCGAGGCCGAGGGGCTGAAGGTCGAGGCGCTTGATCTCGGAGCCGATGATTACGTGACAAAGCCGTTCGGCATAGACGAACTCCTGGCGCGCATCCGCGCCGCGCAACGCCATCGCCTTCAACAGCAGGGCGAAAAAGCCATTTTCCGCAGCGGCGATCTGACCGCTGATCTCGTCCGGCGGATCGTCACGGTGCGCGGCCAGGAGGTGAAATTCTCGCCGCGCGAATATGATGTCCTGCGCCTGCTCATCGCCCACGCCGGCAAGGTTCTGACCCACCGCTTCATCTTGCGCGAAGTCTGGGGCGGCGACACGGACGTGCAATATCTGCGAATGTATATTCGCGCCTTGCGGCTGAAAATAGAGGCCGACCCCGAACGGCCACGGCATATCCTCACCGAAACGGGCGTCGGCTACCGGCTCGCCATACAGGATTAA
- a CDS encoding 2'-deoxycytidine 5'-triphosphate deaminase has translation MSLNPLPLEDENAGLFGTRFGLLGREKIRLMLRRKMIRVGGEIEPTQLQPASLDLRLGARAYRVRASFLPGRERTVEDQLRSLKIDEISLKESGAVLERGGVYVVPLMESLGLPESISAVANPKSSTGRLDIFTRLITDRSEVFDVVERGYEGQLYAEISPRSFSVRVHEGSKLNQIRFRRLASSQHSRTDFALSDKDLASRHRDQKLVDDEELNLRDGLILRVALSAETIGDIIGYRAQKHTDIIDVNRVGVYDIADFWEPIHARADRRLILDPDEFYILASQEKLHIPRDLAAEMVPIDPAMGEFRVHYAGFFDPGFGYTESGHPGSRAVLEVRSHEVPFILEDGQVIGRLVYEKMAEAPQELYGQIGGSNYQGQGLKLSKHFRMP, from the coding sequence ATGTCCCTGAATCCCCTCCCGCTTGAAGACGAGAATGCCGGCCTCTTCGGCACGCGTTTCGGCCTGCTTGGGCGCGAAAAGATAAGACTTATGCTGCGACGCAAGATGATCCGCGTCGGGGGCGAAATTGAGCCGACTCAATTGCAGCCAGCGAGTCTTGATCTCAGGCTTGGCGCTCGCGCTTACAGAGTCCGCGCCAGTTTTCTACCTGGCAGGGAACGTACTGTTGAAGATCAACTCAGATCGCTGAAGATCGATGAGATTAGTCTTAAAGAAAGCGGCGCAGTACTCGAGCGTGGCGGTGTCTATGTGGTTCCTCTAATGGAATCTCTCGGGTTGCCGGAGAGCATATCTGCTGTCGCAAATCCGAAAAGTTCGACAGGGCGACTCGATATTTTCACGCGCCTGATAACGGATCGAAGTGAAGTCTTCGACGTAGTGGAACGCGGATACGAAGGACAGCTTTACGCTGAGATTTCGCCGCGCAGTTTCAGCGTCCGCGTTCATGAAGGCAGCAAGCTCAATCAAATCCGCTTCCGCCGCCTCGCCTCGTCGCAGCATTCGCGCACCGACTTCGCGTTGAGTGACAAGGACCTTGCCTCGCGTCACCGCGATCAAAAACTCGTCGATGACGAAGAGCTGAACTTGCGCGACGGTCTCATCCTGCGTGTCGCGCTCAGCGCGGAGACGATTGGCGACATCATCGGCTATCGCGCGCAAAAGCACACGGATATCATCGATGTGAACCGCGTCGGCGTTTACGATATCGCCGATTTCTGGGAGCCTATTCATGCCCGCGCGGATCGGCGGCTCATCCTCGATCCGGACGAGTTCTACATTCTCGCGTCGCAGGAAAAGCTGCACATTCCGCGCGATCTCGCCGCCGAGATGGTGCCCATCGATCCGGCAATGGGCGAATTCCGCGTTCACTATGCCGGCTTCTTCGACCCCGGCTTCGGCTATACCGAAAGCGGCCATCCCGGCAGCCGCGCCGTCCTCGAAGTGCGCAGCCATGAGGTGCCTTTCATCCTCGAGGACGGGCAGGTGATCGGCCGGCTCGTCTACGAGAAAATGGCCGAGGCGCCGCAGGAGCTCTATGGGCAGATCGGCGGCTCGAACTATCAGGGCCAGGGCCTCAAGCTCTCGAAACATTTCCGCATGCCGTGA
- a CDS encoding methylamine utilization protein gives MSLPRPTRLVRSGRFAMLAAAAALSLLAGGIGWTQQKSPYVISQRGRAFHPTFLSLKRGETIRIVNDDGDLLHHAYVESDTFNFDSGDQLPGSQTDIVFSVPGTFNVLCGIHPKMKLVVLVK, from the coding sequence ATGAGCCTGCCAAGGCCCACCCGATTAGTGAGAAGCGGCCGCTTCGCGATGCTGGCCGCAGCGGCGGCTTTGAGCCTGCTCGCCGGCGGAATCGGCTGGACGCAGCAAAAGTCACCCTATGTCATTTCCCAGCGGGGACGCGCCTTTCACCCCACCTTCCTCAGTCTCAAACGGGGTGAAACGATACGGATCGTCAACGATGACGGCGATTTGCTGCACCATGCCTATGTCGAGTCCGACACGTTCAACTTCGACTCGGGCGACCAATTGCCAGGCAGTCAGACGGATATCGTGTTTTCGGTGCCCGGTACTTTCAACGTGCTGTGCGGCATTCATCCGAAAATGAAGCTGGTTGTCCTCGTCAAGTGA